From Solidesulfovibrio carbinoliphilus subsp. oakridgensis, the proteins below share one genomic window:
- a CDS encoding protein-disulfide reductase DsbD family protein, with product MRFPDVFSLGPMRSLTLAAALLACLLGAWTPARATPAASAGPQAVAASAGEEQLPASLETALYRLPKGDPSGQVLAVLTLASAPGWHAYAVGPAESGQSAQATLHAGAVAALALFPPGTPQPDAFEPEKTVLVYQGLTPIFVPVTEAMRQEPALAGQVKVFSCSDTSCWPSTLPVSIPLAGRDPAELPPAEAASWWPLFSALRNAALAMPQATCPEPALPSLARPQAAPPPAAEPAEAAPPPQLTPRSFTPALEVSGLFKAALLAFVAGLILNFMPCVLPVVSLKLSSLLAISGEEGRQERRRILREHNFFFALGIVVYFLFLSFLLGAFGLAWGEMFQSAALAIVVTVILFALSLSLFGVFHLPVVDLKISSGGRGHTRRGAFLTGVLTTLLATPCSGPFLGGVLAWTLLQPLPVVMTVFAAIGCGMASPYAVLAIWPRLVRFLPRPGAWMQGLEKGMAFLLAATCLYFLALLPPGRLLPALAALWATALGAFLLGRGAHLSSSPLRRMVMTLLALAVTAAGLAFALTFTPPAEAEWVAYTPKAFEERLGRDNLVLDFTADWCPTCKLLERTVLTSARVAQWASRRKAVFMKVDLTRQTPEAMALLRALGSQSIPVAAFFPAGRDATSPVVLRDLYTAGQFEEALDEAFGGPATPPSPAAP from the coding sequence ATGCGTTTTCCTGACGTTTTTTCCCTCGGCCCGATGCGTTCCCTGACGCTTGCCGCCGCGCTTCTGGCCTGTCTGCTCGGCGCCTGGACCCCGGCCCGGGCCACGCCCGCCGCGTCGGCCGGGCCCCAGGCCGTGGCCGCAAGCGCCGGCGAGGAGCAGCTGCCGGCCAGCCTGGAAACCGCCCTCTACCGGCTGCCCAAGGGCGACCCCTCGGGCCAGGTCCTGGCCGTCCTGACCCTGGCCTCGGCCCCGGGCTGGCACGCCTACGCCGTGGGCCCGGCCGAGTCCGGCCAGTCGGCCCAGGCCACGCTCCATGCCGGCGCCGTCGCTGCCCTGGCCCTCTTTCCGCCGGGCACGCCCCAGCCGGACGCCTTTGAGCCGGAAAAGACCGTGCTCGTCTACCAGGGCCTGACCCCGATCTTCGTGCCGGTCACCGAGGCCATGCGCCAGGAGCCGGCCCTGGCCGGACAGGTCAAGGTCTTTTCCTGCTCGGACACCAGCTGCTGGCCCTCCACCCTGCCGGTCTCCATCCCCCTGGCCGGCCGCGATCCGGCCGAACTGCCCCCGGCCGAGGCCGCCTCGTGGTGGCCGCTTTTCTCGGCCCTTCGAAACGCCGCCCTGGCCATGCCCCAGGCCACCTGCCCGGAACCGGCCCTGCCGTCCCTGGCCCGGCCCCAGGCCGCGCCGCCCCCGGCAGCCGAGCCGGCCGAGGCCGCCCCGCCGCCGCAACTGACGCCCCGGTCGTTCACCCCGGCCCTGGAGGTTTCGGGACTCTTCAAGGCGGCGCTCCTCGCCTTTGTGGCCGGCCTGATCCTCAACTTCATGCCCTGCGTCCTGCCCGTGGTCAGCTTGAAGCTCTCGAGCCTGCTGGCCATCAGCGGCGAGGAGGGCCGGCAGGAGCGGCGGCGCATCCTGCGCGAGCACAATTTCTTTTTCGCCCTGGGGATTGTGGTCTATTTCCTGTTTCTGAGCTTTCTGCTCGGCGCCTTTGGCCTGGCCTGGGGCGAGATGTTCCAGTCGGCCGCCCTGGCCATCGTGGTGACGGTGATCCTTTTCGCCCTGTCGCTGAGCCTTTTCGGTGTCTTCCACCTGCCGGTGGTGGATCTCAAGATCTCTTCCGGCGGCCGGGGGCACACCCGGCGCGGCGCTTTTTTGACAGGCGTCCTGACCACGCTGCTGGCCACGCCCTGCAGCGGCCCGTTTCTGGGCGGCGTCCTGGCCTGGACCCTGCTCCAGCCCCTGCCGGTCGTCATGACGGTCTTCGCCGCCATCGGCTGCGGCATGGCCTCGCCCTACGCCGTGCTGGCCATCTGGCCGCGTCTGGTCCGGTTCCTGCCCCGGCCCGGGGCCTGGATGCAGGGGCTCGAGAAGGGCATGGCCTTTCTCCTGGCCGCCACCTGCCTCTATTTCCTGGCGCTCCTGCCGCCCGGCCGCCTGCTGCCGGCCCTGGCCGCCCTGTGGGCCACGGCCCTCGGGGCCTTTCTCCTCGGCCGGGGGGCCCATCTGTCGAGCAGCCCCCTGCGCCGCATGGTCATGACGCTCCTGGCCCTGGCGGTCACCGCCGCGGGCCTGGCCTTTGCCCTGACCTTCACGCCGCCGGCCGAGGCCGAGTGGGTGGCCTACACCCCCAAGGCCTTTGAGGAGCGGCTGGGCCGCGACAACCTGGTCCTCGACTTCACGGCCGACTGGTGCCCGACCTGCAAGCTCCTGGAGCGCACGGTCCTGACCTCGGCCCGGGTGGCCCAGTGGGCGTCCAGGCGCAAGGCCGTGTTCATGAAGGTGGACCTGACGCGCCAGACGCCCGAAGCCATGGCCCTCCTGCGGGCCCTCGGCAGCCAGTCCATCCCGGTGGCCGCCTTTTTCCCGGCCGGCAGGGACGCCACCTCCCCGGTGGTCCTTCGCGACCTCTACACGGCCGGCCAGTTCGAAGAGGCCCTGGACGAGGCCTTCGGCGGCCCGGCCACGCCCCCAAGCCCGGCCGCGCCGTAG
- a CDS encoding D-alanyl-D-alanine carboxypeptidase family protein has product MQQSYRAALVALLAVFVLLAAPMADYGQALAKKAPQAEKDRPKAKSRKAAPVRKVARHEGKPAKKARHGRKAVVPVPADVENEEGDIGSCEVPALTVKSAMLWNASTGELLYEQNPDFQIPPASLTKILTLYIIFDAIRQGKLRPWDVVDVSERAATQGGSTMRLRNGESVKVTDMIKGIAVASANDACMAMADYLEGGNVDAFVALMNDTAKRLGMSNSVFMNPNGLPAEGQLTTARDMLRLASAYLEQFPKALSIHSLQFFSHNNRQRHNANSLLASYEGCDGLKTGFVCASGYNIVATAKRGDTRLIAVVLGSRSPRVRQRETAKLLDKGFKLAAIRKATTPAVVAARPVPQPEATAAQ; this is encoded by the coding sequence CAAGAAAGCCCCCCAGGCCGAGAAGGACCGGCCCAAGGCCAAAAGCCGCAAGGCCGCCCCGGTCCGCAAGGTCGCCCGCCACGAGGGGAAGCCGGCGAAAAAGGCCCGCCATGGCCGCAAGGCCGTGGTCCCGGTCCCGGCCGATGTCGAGAACGAGGAAGGCGACATCGGCTCCTGCGAAGTGCCGGCCCTGACCGTCAAGTCGGCCATGCTCTGGAACGCCAGCACGGGCGAACTCCTCTACGAGCAGAATCCCGATTTCCAGATCCCGCCGGCCTCCCTGACCAAGATCCTGACCCTCTACATCATCTTCGACGCCATCCGCCAGGGCAAGCTGCGCCCCTGGGACGTGGTGGACGTGTCCGAGCGGGCGGCCACCCAGGGCGGCTCCACCATGCGCCTGCGAAACGGCGAATCGGTCAAGGTCACGGACATGATCAAGGGCATTGCCGTGGCTTCGGCCAACGACGCCTGCATGGCCATGGCCGATTACCTGGAAGGCGGCAACGTGGACGCCTTCGTGGCCCTCATGAACGACACGGCCAAGCGGCTCGGCATGAGCAACTCCGTGTTCATGAACCCCAACGGCCTGCCGGCCGAGGGCCAGCTGACCACGGCCCGGGACATGCTGCGCCTGGCCAGCGCCTACCTGGAGCAGTTCCCCAAGGCGCTCTCCATCCACTCCCTGCAGTTTTTCTCCCACAACAACCGCCAGCGTCACAACGCCAACTCGCTCCTTGCCAGTTACGAGGGCTGCGACGGGCTGAAGACCGGCTTCGTGTGCGCCTCGGGCTACAACATCGTGGCCACGGCCAAACGCGGCGATACCAGGCTCATCGCCGTGGTCCTCGGTTCGCGCAGTCCCCGGGTGCGCCAGCGCGAGACGGCCAAGCTCCTGGACAAGGGGTTCAAGCTGGCGGCGATCAGGAAGGCGACCACACCGGCCGTGGTCGCGGCCCGTCCGGTCCCGCAGCCGGAGGCGACCGCCGCCCAGTAG